In bacterium, a single window of DNA contains:
- the ypdA gene encoding YpdA family putative bacillithiol disulfide reductase — translation MDTFKFDVVIIGAGPTGLSCAVECARAGLSHVVLEKGCIVNSIYHFPSNMIFFTTSDLLEIGGVPFTTPNPKPTREEGLQYYKRVVQYYSLNVRTGEKVISIQNLSNDFLVDTESNGQQKRYTARHIVIATGYYDQPNKLFVPGEESSKVSHYYTDPHPFYGRNVLIVGGKNSACIAALELYRYGAKVTVIHRGEEIKKSVKYWILPDFMNRVQEGALTLHLQSVVTHIADNEVTIQNVITRQETIIANDFVFALTGYRPDEH, via the coding sequence ATGGATACGTTTAAGTTTGATGTGGTGATCATCGGTGCCGGGCCGACCGGGCTATCCTGCGCCGTCGAATGTGCGCGTGCCGGTTTGTCGCATGTGGTTCTCGAAAAAGGTTGTATCGTTAATTCGATCTATCACTTTCCCTCCAACATGATTTTTTTTACGACCAGTGATCTTTTGGAAATCGGCGGTGTACCTTTTACTACACCGAATCCTAAACCGACACGGGAAGAAGGACTTCAATATTATAAGCGTGTCGTTCAATATTATTCTTTGAATGTTCGTACCGGCGAGAAAGTGATTTCGATTCAAAATCTATCAAACGATTTTTTGGTGGACACCGAATCGAATGGTCAACAGAAGCGTTATACAGCGCGGCATATCGTGATTGCGACCGGCTATTATGATCAACCCAATAAATTATTTGTACCGGGCGAAGAATCGTCGAAGGTATCGCATTATTATACCGATCCGCATCCCTTTTATGGAAGAAACGTGTTGATCGTCGGCGGTAAAAATTCGGCTTGTATCGCTGCATTAGAATTATATCGCTACGGAGCAAAAGTCACCGTCATCCATCGGGGCGAAGAAATAAAAAAGAGCGTGAAATACTGGATACTACCGGATTTTATGAATCGTGTTCAGGAAGGTGCGCTAACATTACATTTGCAGTCGGTGGTAACACATATTGCTGATAACGAAGTGACGATTCAAAACGTGATTACACGCCAGGAAACAATTATAGCCAACGACTTTGTATTCGCTCTGACGGGATATCGCCCGGATGAACAT
- a CDS encoding DNA primase — protein MAKIPQHTIDEVKNAWDVVELVSGYVGLKKKGHNFWGLCPFHNEKTPSFSVNSDKQIFKCFGCGAGGDVISFIMQYEKTSYPEAIRFLAEKKNIPIPQDHSPEEINQRSEIEELYFINKLTAAFFAEQLTLPQGDEARQYLRKRGFDDAVIAAYGIGYAPDRWDGLFEYAKKESVDPRLLERAGLIIPKTGGYYDRFRHRLMFPISNVSGRVIAFGGRQMRNEPNSPKYLNSPESAIYHKSKVLYGLAQAKDGIRQMDEVIIVEGYADCISLFQFGIHNVAASSGTAFTAEQAQLIRRYTENVCLVYDGDQAGIRAAERGGAIMLEAGLNVKIVVLPGEHDPDSYVREAGESAMQQLVQKGQDYINFRVVEWLKSDKLRTANDKANAVSEMAQIIARMDDSLKRNAFIEEVARKLDTALPLVAKAVQKNRSAVARQKDKEPIVISHAPASSLTTSSSSVPEKVLRAERGILRELLLNPSQCEYVFGYVEPRDFKNPAIQTLIGKIHSLYMEETPYDYNVVVQDCEVKIKTAAERLIFGAGPRQAIVEDKYELSECIREMQLYDLQLEEQTVREAIRVRELEKEDPAELMASLRHIADRIKAVRQSKLISLYETGEHTDEVPF, from the coding sequence ATGGCGAAGATTCCTCAACACACGATAGATGAAGTTAAAAATGCATGGGACGTGGTCGAACTCGTATCGGGTTATGTCGGACTCAAAAAGAAAGGTCATAATTTTTGGGGGTTGTGTCCTTTTCACAACGAAAAAACGCCTTCATTTTCCGTTAATTCCGATAAACAAATTTTCAAATGTTTCGGTTGCGGAGCCGGCGGCGATGTGATTTCGTTTATCATGCAATACGAAAAAACGAGTTATCCGGAAGCCATACGATTCCTCGCCGAGAAAAAAAATATCCCGATCCCGCAAGACCATTCTCCGGAGGAAATCAATCAACGCTCGGAAATCGAAGAATTATATTTTATAAACAAACTGACCGCCGCTTTTTTTGCCGAGCAATTGACTCTACCTCAAGGCGATGAAGCGCGTCAGTATTTGCGGAAACGCGGTTTTGATGATGCCGTGATCGCCGCGTACGGTATCGGATATGCACCGGATCGTTGGGACGGATTGTTCGAGTATGCCAAAAAAGAATCGGTAGATCCGCGCTTACTTGAGCGCGCCGGGTTGATCATTCCTAAGACGGGCGGTTATTATGATCGCTTCCGCCATCGCCTCATGTTTCCCATCAGCAATGTTTCCGGGCGTGTGATCGCATTTGGAGGCCGCCAAATGCGGAATGAACCGAATTCACCGAAATATCTTAATTCGCCGGAAAGTGCGATTTATCATAAAAGTAAAGTGCTGTATGGCCTAGCGCAAGCCAAGGACGGCATTCGTCAGATGGACGAAGTGATCATCGTCGAAGGTTATGCCGATTGTATAAGTTTGTTTCAATTTGGTATTCATAATGTTGCGGCATCGAGCGGTACGGCATTTACGGCTGAGCAAGCACAGCTCATTCGGCGATATACCGAAAATGTATGTCTGGTGTACGACGGCGATCAGGCAGGCATTCGTGCGGCCGAACGCGGTGGCGCTATCATGCTGGAGGCAGGTCTCAATGTCAAAATCGTCGTTCTGCCCGGAGAACATGATCCGGATTCTTATGTGCGCGAAGCCGGTGAAAGCGCGATGCAACAGTTGGTGCAAAAGGGGCAGGATTATATCAATTTTCGCGTAGTCGAATGGTTGAAATCGGATAAACTTCGTACGGCTAACGATAAGGCCAATGCGGTTTCGGAGATGGCGCAGATCATTGCGCGGATGGACGACAGTCTCAAGCGTAATGCCTTCATCGAAGAAGTGGCGCGCAAATTGGATACCGCGTTACCGTTGGTTGCAAAGGCGGTACAAAAAAATCGCAGCGCCGTGGCACGCCAAAAAGATAAAGAACCGATCGTCATTTCGCATGCTCCGGCGAGTTCATTGACTACGTCGTCGTCATCTGTTCCCGAAAAAGTTTTGCGTGCGGAGCGCGGTATCCTGCGTGAACTGCTGCTTAACCCGTCGCAATGCGAATACGTTTTTGGTTATGTCGAACCGCGCGATTTCAAAAATCCGGCCATACAAACGTTGATCGGAAAAATCCACTCGCTTTATATGGAAGAAACGCCTTACGATTACAATGTGGTCGTACAGGATTGTGAAGTAAAAATCAAAACGGCGGCCGAAAGGCTGATTTTCGGAGCCGGTCCGCGCCAGGCTATCGTGGAGGACAAATACGAACTTTCCGAATGCATTCGCGAAATGCAGTTGTACGATTTACAATTAGAGGAACAGACGGTACGTGAAGCGATTCGTGTACGTGAATTGGAAAAAGAAGACCCTGCCGAACTCATGGCTTCACTTCGACATATCGCGGATCGTATCAAGGCCGTTCGTCAAAGTAAACTCATTTCGCTCTATGAAACCGGCGAGCATACCGATGAGGTGCCGTTTTGA
- a CDS encoding tetratricopeptide repeat protein, which produces MLPYISRMMIRIYKILLLLCISPWIAAQSPDELIRRGQERIYTLDFKSADAVFDSLIALDPLHPRGYFFKGSSYFYQILSGHNTRMTGDEFEKWNDKTVEVAEQYAAQAHQETEGDFYRGAAYGNSARYHAVHGEFVKAFYYAKRSKSLHEDVIEADPLYYDAYLSIGMYNYYAAAAPRWMDAIGSLFGLSGDRATGIAQLEKTYRHGKIFNLEAQFFLANVYLEEGDYETSLRIFSQLMDRFRSNPYLINQAGMVSFYLENYSVAEQIFQQSILQTSQTTRSAEMLASYFLGRMARLRGDYTKAITYFNKSVTIADQCVLFKMVDGWVAGSALYYLAETYELSGDRTKAEIWYEKARDDARSGKGIVQGAKNRLKYPIGEFEMEFIKIRQKSLIQPEPSQLTTLNTMLASASNKPEMTKYVSQIHYYIGRTQFALENYPEAERHFTASLDTQTDDGEEKWRTAFNRYYRGAARVKLGKKSEAKSDLKLLTDDASYVDGNRIRFRAQQLLKGL; this is translated from the coding sequence TATACGCTGGATTTCAAATCGGCCGACGCCGTGTTTGATTCGCTGATCGCACTCGATCCTTTGCACCCGCGCGGTTATTTTTTTAAAGGGTCTTCGTATTTTTATCAGATTTTATCCGGTCATAACACGCGTATGACAGGGGACGAATTCGAAAAATGGAATGATAAAACGGTCGAAGTGGCCGAACAATATGCCGCACAAGCCCATCAGGAAACCGAAGGTGATTTTTATCGCGGCGCCGCGTATGGGAATTCGGCGCGGTATCACGCCGTTCATGGCGAATTTGTCAAAGCGTTTTATTATGCCAAACGCTCCAAAAGTTTGCATGAAGATGTGATCGAAGCGGATCCTTTGTATTATGACGCATACCTTAGTATCGGTATGTATAATTATTATGCGGCGGCGGCACCGCGCTGGATGGATGCCATCGGTTCGCTATTTGGATTGAGCGGAGATCGGGCGACGGGTATTGCGCAGTTGGAAAAAACTTACCGGCACGGAAAAATATTTAATCTTGAAGCGCAATTTTTTCTCGCCAATGTGTATCTCGAAGAAGGCGATTACGAAACGTCATTGAGGATTTTTTCCCAGTTAATGGATCGCTTTCGCAGTAACCCGTATCTGATCAATCAAGCGGGCATGGTCAGTTTTTATTTGGAAAACTACTCCGTGGCAGAGCAAATTTTTCAGCAATCCATACTTCAGACATCGCAAACTACGCGTTCGGCTGAAATGTTGGCCTCGTATTTTTTAGGCCGGATGGCACGCTTGCGAGGCGACTACACTAAAGCGATTACCTATTTTAATAAATCCGTAACGATCGCCGATCAATGCGTTCTCTTTAAAATGGTAGATGGCTGGGTTGCCGGTTCTGCGTTGTATTATTTGGCTGAGACCTACGAATTATCCGGAGATCGTACAAAGGCTGAGATTTGGTACGAAAAAGCGCGGGATGATGCGCGCAGCGGCAAAGGTATCGTACAAGGCGCTAAAAATCGCCTGAAATATCCGATCGGCGAATTTGAAATGGAGTTTATCAAAATCCGACAGAAATCGCTCATCCAGCCGGAACCTTCGCAACTGACCACGCTCAATACAATGCTGGCTTCCGCTTCCAATAAACCGGAAATGACAAAGTATGTTTCGCAGATTCATTATTATATCGGACGTACACAATTTGCATTGGAAAATTATCCGGAAGCGGAGCGTCACTTTACCGCTTCGCTCGATACACAAACGGATGACGGTGAAGAAAAATGGCGCACGGCATTTAACCGCTACTATCGCGGCGCGGCACGGGTCAAGCTTGGTAAAAAAAGTGAAGCCAAATCCGATTTGAAGCTTCTGACGGATGACGCATCGTATGTTGACGGAAATCGTATTCGTTTTCGTGCACAGCAGTTGTTGAAAGGATTGTAG